Proteins encoded by one window of Vitis vinifera cultivar Pinot Noir 40024 chromosome 10, ASM3070453v1:
- the LOC100259938 gene encoding protein STRICTOSIDINE SYNTHASE-LIKE 10-like, whose protein sequence is MEQVCGRPLGLKFNEATCDLYIADAYFGLLVVGQNGGVAKQVAISAEGVPFRFTNALDIDQNTGVVYFTDTSTIFQRWAYAIAMQIGDKTGRLLKYDPRTKEVTVLLRGLSFSNGVALSEDKDFVLVTETTAAKVTRYWLQCQKSQLSDTFTQLVGCPDNIQRNIHGEFWVAQNNCGRPEVKVRPVRLNKEGKIVEELSVDVGPLSEVQEKDNSLWLGSKRQRSFDDLATGAADIGVDGLLEGTVGIVEHDGDVDGGQL, encoded by the exons ATGGAACAAGTGTGTGGAAGACCATTGGgtcttaaattcaatgaagCAACATGTGATCTTTACATTGCAGATGCCTATTTTGGGCTATTGGTGGTTGGGCAAAATGGTGGAGTTGCCAAACAAGTAGCCATTAGTGCAGAAGGAGTCCCATTTCGATTCACTAATGCTTTGGACATTGATCAAAACACTGGAGTTGTCTATTTTACCGATACTAGCACCATATTCCAAAGATG GGCTTATGCAATAGCAATGCAAATTGGGGATAAGACCGGAAGGTTACTAAAATACGATCCAAGGACCAAAGAAGTAACGGTGTTGCTAAGAGGCTTATCCTTTTCAAACGGGGTTGCATTAAGCGAAGACAaagattttgttttagttactGAAACGACTGCTGCCAAAGTCACAAGATATTGGCTCCAATGTCAAAAATCTCAATTGAGTGACACTTTTACACAACTTGTTGGGTGTCCGGATAATATTCAAAGAAACATTCATGGGGAATTTTGGGTTGCACAAAATAATTGTGGAAGACCAGAAGTAAAAGTTAGACCAGTAAGACTTAATAAAGAAGGGAAGATCGTTGAAGAATTAAGTGTGGATGTTGGCCCTTTGAGTGAAGTCCAAGAGAAAGATAATAGTTTATGGTTAGGTTCT AAACGGCAAAGGAGCTTCGATGACTTGGCCACTGGCGCAGCAGACATAGGCGTGGATGGACTCCTTGAAGGCACCGTAGGCATAGTGGAGCACGACGGCGACGTTGATGGTGGACAATTATAG